The Diprion similis isolate iyDipSimi1 chromosome 11, iyDipSimi1.1, whole genome shotgun sequence genome includes a region encoding these proteins:
- the LOC124412156 gene encoding low-density lipoprotein receptor-related protein 4 produces the protein MPVSQPDAETYEASSDVKVRNGAPVNGLYGQSRQGVGRGMDSDRGRGGFGDIYGGMGARGMDETYVNPDRMRVHNGLQRGHGVEANPSIEGHFGAGGRTLIHELEDESDLTGEYLLPCGWQCKRSEFLCLQSCTCIPLRSRCDGEIDCEDFQDELDCDSGSGYGGSAECVGETKIRCPLSGKCISRDWLCDGDDDCGDFSDESHCGTSQNCTEDQFECKNGLCVQRAWLCDGENDCKDFSDEVNCTKKMECTEYEFKCQDGSCISLNWHCDQELDCNDGSDEVNCEKTGVSCGSNEFQCAYPRCVRHEFRCDGDDDCGDGSDEKDCPGPSTTSCNVNEFRCSGGKCISEKWVCDRDKDCDGGEDEEMCNHPTPRGCSPHNEFTCSTGTCVPRLWVCDGVPDCPNGEDEQGCAVSCEATQYLCNPPQVINDTSIAATNSPQPSSTQHNHRYCIAIKHVCDGTADCPDGDDELDCPKKRNCTVADKCTQQCILTVDNKPACACQPGYKLGKDNATCEDINECEFEQDPVCSQTCNNTVGSFVCSCMAGYVLRPDLRTCKALGANPTLLFANRVDIRQVSLSNSKYTAILKGLHNAIALDFHYKRSTVYWSDLSMDVIRKAYINGTGAEDVIRWGLESPSGVAVDWIHNLLFWTDSGTRRVEVITLDTTMRHVLISSDLDKPRAIVVHPNYGYVYWTDWGPNPKIERADMDGSGRVAFVTESIFWPNGLAIDYTSDRIFWADAKHHIIESAHLDGSDRKKVISKGLNHPFGITIFEDYVYWTDWHFKSISSANKGNGAGFKTIHSGLHFPMDVHSYHPQRQPEYKNRCGNNNGKCSHMCLPNSTGYSCVCPVGLKIKRDGKNCASTPDNLLIFARKKDLRLRPVDQTARGFDTVIPVDHIQSAVALTWDSDEDTIYWTDVEADTISRAYLNGTNQSVIISHNLESPAGLAMDWITHKLYWTDAGTNRIECSNLDGSMRTLLVWRGLDKPRDIVVDPTVGYMYWSDWGEKQKIERAAMDGSDRKILVSKNLTWPNGLAIDFEKNRLYWADGGTKRIEYSDLNGKGRTVLISTDLPHPFGLVIFKNKIFWTDWDTQSIHQADKNDGSNRSVVRSGISGLMDVRVFHRHRKTINTPCNKNNGNCSHLCLLAPAPRLYKCACPTGLVLASNGETCPDMPSEFLVIAHREDIRIISFDVNYAVDIVLPIENLKNAIGVDVDRRTGDLYWTDTADDLIRKASFNGRIVKTIINNGIDNADSLVVDYIGQKIYWTDAGLNSIEVAELDGINRKVLICSGLESPRAIALHYPAGLLFWSDWGHNARIERANMDGEQRMTVIADDLIWPNGLSVDLIGNKLYWNDAKRSVIESAELDGSNRKVLIHGVRHPYGLTLTKDFVYWSDWHTKALHRANRTTGSNETIILSKMEGIMDIRSVSSEDLYIAENVCEKNNGGCSHLCLRNPKGYSCACPTGILLNEDKKTCKLTPTNFLLFATRKTLARVSFDTPEMWDVTLPISDIHNAISVDFHWEKQIIIYCDVNLDIIRSVNIQNLSDTRVIINSNLTTPSGLAVDWVANNLYWADTTRKVIEVARLDGSSRKRVLEKLDDPRALTVFPAKGYMYWTDWGEHPKIERSYLDGSSRKVIISSDLGFPNGLALDYEKKKLYWADALKDRIETSDLHGQYRVQLVPEATHPFGLTQYGDHIYWTDWYKKAVERADKTTGKNRIEIRTALDGVMEIKVVSAARQTGWTPCAVENGGCSHLCFFTRKNYVCACPDVKDSKPCSTVPSREVPIRKPGTENDPPEEDDDEPTMSSVPTLVPRKPHHDITGRFPKLSPSNTNFTLKTVVITIVVMVVMIIVILIAIIHLLCQRKTKQKKYLYTGRSVLTFSNPNYNASSGDVGPSNSQQDKKSFIWKRLKYDKSQKANTSKVECPIKLQHLPLHFIQMNETETT, from the exons ATGCCCGTCTCTCAACCGGATGCTGAGACGTACGAGGCTTCCAGCGACGTGAAGGTCAGGAACGGTGCGCCAGTCAACGGTCTCTATGGTCAAAGCCGTCAAGGAGTTGGACGAGGAATGGATTCTGACCGAGGACGAGGCGGTTTCGGCGATATTTACGGGGGAATGGGGGCTCGAG GCATGGACGAAACATACGTGAACCCGGATCGAATGCGCGTGCATAACGGACTCCAACGCGGCCACGGAGTAGAAGCAAATCCTAGCATCGAAGGACACTTCGGAGCCGGTGGACGGACTTTGATCCACGAATTGGAGGACGAAAGCGATCTTACCGGAGAGTACCTACTGCCCTGCGGATGGCAGTGCAAAAGAAGCGAGTTCCTCTGCTTGCAGTCCTGCACTTGCATCCCGTTGAGGAGTCGCTGTGACGGAGAG ATAGACTGCGAGGACTTCCAAGACGAGCTGGATTGCGACAGCGGGTCAGGATATGGAGGAAGCGCGGAATGCGTAGGTGAAACTAAAATTCGTTGTCCATTATCTGGCAAGTGTATTTCCAGAGATTGGCTTTGCGACGGTGACGACGACTGCGGTGATTTTTCCGATGAAAGCCACTGTG GGACATCTCAAAATTGCACGGAGGACCAATTCGAGTGCAAAAATGGCCTCTGCGTACAGCGAGCTTGGCTTTGCGATGGGGAGAATGACTGCAAGGATTTCTCTGACGAAGTCAACTgcacgaaaaaaat GGAATGCACAGAGTATGAGTTCAAGTGTCAGGACGGAAGTTGCATCTCTTTGAATTGGCATTGCGACCAAGAACTAGACTGTAACGATGGTTCCGATGAGGTGAACTGCG AAAAAACCGGTGTTAGTTGTGGCAGCAATGAATTCCAGTGCGCTTATCCAAGATGTGTGCGACACGAGTTCCGCTGTGACGGTGATGACGACTGCGGTGATGGAAGTGACGAGAAGGACTGTCCTGGGCCATCAACAACCAGCTGCAACGTTAATGAATTTCG ATGCTCTGGGGGCAAGTGCATCAGCGAAAAATGGGTATGTGACAGAGACAAAGACTGTGACGGTGGTGAGGATGAGGAAATGTGCAATCACCCGACACCTCGGGGATGTTCACCTCACAATGAGTTCACATGCTCCACCGGTACCTGCGTCCCG CGATTGTGGGTATGCGACGGAGTTCCTGACTGTCCGAATGGTGAAGATGAACAAGGATGTGCAGTGAGTTGCGAGGCGACCCAGTACTTGTGCAACCCGCCACAAGTAATCAATGATACATCAATTGCTGCTACTAATTCGCCCCAACCATCATCGACGCAACACAATCACCGATACTGCATCGCGATAAAACACGTCTGCGACGGTACAGCCGACTGCCCCGATGGCGATG ATGAACTCGACTGTCCGAAGAAGCGCAATTGCACTGTGGCAGACAAGTGCACGCAGCAATGCATCTTGACGGTAGATAACAAACCAGCCTGTGCTTGCCAGCCCGGGTACAAGTTGGGGAAAGACAATGCGACCTGCGAAGATATCAACGAATGTGAATTCGAACAA GATCCTGTTTGTAGTCAAACTTGCAACAATACCGTGGGCTCGTTCGTCTGCAGCTGTATGGCCGGTTACGTCCTTCGACCTGACCTCAGGACCTGCAAGGCCTTAGGGGCAAATCCGACACTCCTTTTTGCGAACAGGGTTGATATCAGACAG GTCAGTCTCAGCAATTCCAAGTACACAGCTATCCTGAAGGGGTTGCACAATGCTATTGCTTTGGACTTTCATTATAAACGAAGCACTGTTTACTGGTCCGATTTATCCATGGATGTCATACGGAAGGCATATATAAACGGAACTGGTGCCGAAG ACGTTATTCGTTGGGGCCTGGAAAGTCCAAGCGGCGTTGCTGTCGACTGGATTCACAATCTTCTGTTCTGGACTGACTCTGGAACGCGTAGGGTGGAAGTAATAACTTTAGACACAACAATGCGGCACGTCCTGATATCCAGTGACCTTGACAAGCCACGGGCCATTGTTGTTCATCCAAACTACGGATACGTTTACTGGACGGACTGGG GTCCGAATCCAAAGATCGAACGTGCAGACATGGACGGCTCAGGCAGAGTCGCTTTTGTTACGGAGTCAATATTCTGGCCAAATGGACTAGCGATAGATTACACGTCCGATCGCATCTTTTGGGCAGACGCGAAGCATCATATTATCGAATCTGCTCACCTTGATGGATCGGATAGGAAGAAGGTCATAAGCAAGGGCCTTAACCATCCCTTCGGTATCACCATATTCGAGGACTACGTGTACTGGACTGACTGGCACTTCAAGAGCATATCCTCTGCGAATAAGGGGAACGGTGCTGGATTCAAAACTATTCATTCCG GTCTTCACTTCCCGATGGACGTGCATAGCTATCATCCCCAACGGCAACCAGAGTATAAAAATCGGTGTGGTAACAACAATGGAAAATGCTCACACATGTGTCTCCCAAATAGTACTGGTTACAGTTGCGTCTGTCCTGTGGGGTTGAAGATTAAACGTGATGGCAAGAACTGCGCTTCGACTCCTGACAATCTTCTGATATTCGCAAGAAAGAAGGATCTCAGATTACGGCCAGTCGATCAAACTGCAAGAGGATTCGACACTGTCATTCCAGTCGATCATATTCAGAGCGCTGTCGCACTTACGTGGGACAGTGATGAAGATACTATATACTGGACAGACGTCGAAGCAGACACGATAAGCCGGGCGTACTTAAACGGCACTAATCAAAGCGTCATCATCAGTCATAACTTAG AATCTCCGGCTGGTTTGGCTATGGATTGGATAACGCACAAGTTGTATTGGACCGACGCTGGTACTAACAGAATTGAGTGCTCAAATTTAGATGGATCGATGAGAACTCTATTGGTGTGGAGGGGGCTTGACAAACCGAGGGACATCGTGGTAGACCCGACTG TCGGATATATGTACTGGAGTGACTGGggtgaaaaacagaaaatagagAGAGCCGCGATGGACGGTAGTGACCGCAAGATTCTCGTGAGTAAAAACTTGACATGGCCAAATGGATTGGCaattgactttgaaaagaatcGGCTCTACTGGGCAGACGGTGGTACCAAAAGAATCGAGTACTCTGACCTGAATGGCAAAGGCCGAACCGTACTAATCT ccacTGACTTGCCACATCCCTTTGGTTtggtgattttcaaaaataaaatattttggacCGATTGGGACACGCAGAGTATTCATCAAGCAGATAAAAACGACGGTTCTAATCGGAGCGTGGTTAGATCAGGAATTTCCGGTCTCATGGATGTCAGAGTATTTCACCGTCATCGAAAGACTATCAACACACCTTGCAATAAGAACAATGGCAATTGTTCGCATTTATGTTTGCTGGCACCCGCTCCCCGGTTATATAAATGCGCGTGTCCAACTGGTCTGGTTTTAGCG TCAAATGGAGAGACGTGTCCTGATATGCCGAGTGAATTCCTGGTAATCGCTCACAGAGAAGACATCAGAATAATATCTTTCGACGTCAACTACGCCGTGGACATAGTACTGCCAATAGAGAATCTAAAAAATGCAATCGGAGTGGATGTTGACAGGCGAACTGGTGATCTATATTGGACAGATACCGCCGATGATCTCATAAGGAAAGCAAGTTTTAATGGAAGAATTGTAAAAACGATAATCAACAATGGAATCGACAACGCTGACAGTTTGGTCGTAGATTACATAGGCCAAAAG ATATACTGGACAGACGCTGGACTTAACAGCATCGAAGTTGCTGAGCTCGATGGTATAAACAGAAAGGTTCTGATTTGCTCAGGACTCGAAAGTCCTCGAGCTATCGCTCTGCACTATCCTGCTGGGCTTCTTTTCTGGTCTGATTGGGGTCACAACGCCCGTATAGAACGTGCCAATATGGACGGCGAACAGAGGATGACCGTAATAGCCGATGACCTTATCTGGCCGAATGGTTTGTCAGTGGACCTAATTGGGAATAAATTGTACTGGAATGACGCTAAGAGAAGCGTGATTGAAAGCGCCGAGCTTGATGGTTCGAATAGAAAGGTTCTTATCCACGGTGTTCGACACCCTTATGGGTTGACACTGACCAAGGACTTCGTTTACTGGAGCGACTGGCACACGAAAGCCCTACATCGTGCGAATAGAACGACGGGATCTAACGAAACGATAATATTATCGAAAATGGAGGGAATCATGGATATCCGCTCAGTCAGC AGTGAAGATCTTTACATCGCTGAGAACGTATGCGAGAAAAATAATGGCGGATGCTCGCATCTGTGCCTTCGCAACCCGAAAGGTTACTCCTGCGCTTGTCCGACCGGGATCCTTTTGAACGAGGATAAAAAGACGTGCAAATTGACCCCGACAAACTTCCTACTGTTCGCAACTAGGAAAACGCTCGCCAGGGTGTCGTTCGACACGCCAGAGATGTGGGACGTGACTTTACCAATCAGTGACATTCACAATGCAATATCCGTCGATTTTCACtgggaaaaacaaattataatttactgcGACGTAAATCTGGATATAATtag GAGTGTCAACATCCAAAATCTGTCCGACACTCGCGTAATCATAAACTCCAATCTCACTACACCGTCGGGTTTGGCCGTTGACTGGGTCGCTAACAATCTTTACTGGGCTGACACCACCAGGAAAGTGATCGAAGTTGCCAGGCTGGATGGCAGCAGTCGTAAAAGAGTCCTGGAAAAACTTGACGACCCAAGAGCGCTTACCGTCTTCCCGGCAAAAGGATACATGTACTGGACCGACTGGGGTGAACATCCCAAAATTGAAAGGTCGTATCTGGACGGTTCGAGTAGGAAAGTAATCATTTCTTCGGACTTGGGCTTTCCAAATGGGTTGGCTCTTgattacgagaaaaaaaagttatactgGGCCGATGCCTTGAAGGACCGAATCGAGACGTCCGATTTACACGGGCAATACAGGGTCCAGCTGGTACCGGAAGCGACTCATCCTTTCGGCTTGACGCAA TACGGGGATCACATCTACTGGACGGATTGGTACAAGAAAGCAGTGGAACGAGCTGACAAGACGActggaaaaaatcgaattgagATTCGAACTGCGCTGGACGGAGTAATGGAGATCAAAGTCGTCTCTGCCGCAAGACAAACCGGATGGACTCCTTGCGCCGTGGAAAATGGCGGCTGCAGTCATTTGTGCTTCTTTACGCGAAAGAACTACGTCTGCGCTTGTCCGGACGTTAAGGATTCCAAGCCTTGCTCGACGG TACCGAGCAGAGAAGTCCCGATTAGAAAACCAGGGACAGAAAACGATCCCCCGGAGGAGGATGATGACGAGCCAACCATGTCGTCTGTCCCAACTCTTGTACCTCGGAAGCCGCATCACGATATCACCGGGAGATTCCCAAAACTTTCCCCTAGTAATACAAATTTCACATTGAAAACGGTGGTAATTACGATAGTCGTGATGGTCGTTATGATAATCGTCATTTTAATCGCCATCATCCATCTTCTGTGCCAACGCAagacaaaacagaaaaaatacttGTACACCGGAAGAAGTGTCCTTACTTTTTCCAATCCAAACTACAACGCATCAAGCGGCGACGTAGGCCCGAGCAATTCGCAGCAAGACAAAAAATCGTTCATCTGGAAAAGACTGAAATACGACAAGTCGCAG AAAGCTAACACATCCAAAGTTGAATGCCCAATCAAACTGCAACATTTGCCACTTCACTTTATACAAATGAATGAAACAGAAACCACCTAG
- the LOC124412362 gene encoding lipase 3-like isoform X2, producing MYIQHGVLCDADHCAVNQPLIAVAYILVDQNYDVWLGESNTTITGNTVLSEKLETERLGSVADYVLEQTEQEEISVLGNFNNTIKIFGITRSYDKKPEENSKTSNWFDKIPGVQTAKKWYQKGRNYLTNTYDKIIGGIDYLGRKLDYIADDLRIREITDKVLNAWGIKPSMIARTFKIEDFSRMIDHPDVHLSTPELIEKYGYHSETHEVKTEDGYILTVHRITGGPKHPPGPGKPVVILQHGILSSSADWIIMGPSKSLGYILSDLGYDVWLGNSRGNTYSKAHEKISPSDSKFWEFSWHEMGMYDMPAVIDHVLGVTKKDVLSYIGHSQGGSQLLVMLSEKPEYNSKISFAATFAPIAYVGNMRSPIVRPFARISTPLYYFLRLFGITSFLPTNTFLTEIGRDVCEAKSILQVVCSNTLFLATGYDMSQVNSTMIPVILGHVPAGASTKQFVHFGQLYNSKKFRQFDYSVSFINKQKYNQAEPPEYNLQNVRIPIAIFYGSNDLLADYKDVERLVSELPNVVLKHKVSLEMFNHIDFLYGVDAPNVVYQHVIKYLDMSKKLGNSRSRQ from the exons ATGTACATTCAGCATGGGGTTCTATGTGATGCTGATCACTGTGCCGTTAATCAACCCCTGATAGCGGTTG CGTACATCTTGGTGGATCAAAACTACGATGTTTGGCTGGGCGAAAGCAATACGACTATTACCGGAAATActgtatt ATCAGAGAAATTGGAGACGGAACGTTTAGGATCTGTTGCGGATTACGTTTTGGAGCAAACGGAACAAGAGGAAATTTCCGTCCTCGGAAATTTCAATAACACAATCAAAATATTCGGAATAACACGAAGTTACGACAAGAAGCCCGAGGagaat tcaaaaacttcaaattggTTCGATAAAATCCCCGGAGTCCAAACAGCGAAGAAATGGTACCAGAAGGGTCGAAATTATTTGACAA ACACCTACGATAAAATAATCGGGGGAATCGACTACCTTGGCAGGAAGCTGGACTACATTGCCGACGATTTGCGAATTCGTGAAATAACG gACAAAGTTCTCAACGCCTGGGGCATCAAGCCAAGCATGATAGCACGCACTTTCAAgatcgaagatttttcacGAATGATTGATCATCCCGACGTTCATCTGTCAACG CCTGAGCTGATCGAGAAGTACGGTTACCACTCAGAAACCCATGAGGTGAAAACCGAGGACGGATATATTCTGACTGTGCACCGTATCACTGGAGGACCTAAACACCCTCCAGGTCCAGGAAAGCCGGTGGTGATTCTTCAGCATGGTATCTTGTCAAGCTCTGCCGATTGGATAATCATGGGCCCATCAAAGTCGCTGG GCTACATTTTATCTGACCTCGGCTACGACGTGTGGCTGGGTAATTCCCGTGGAAACACATACTCCAAAGCACACGAAAAAATCTCACCCTCGGATTCCAAGTTCTGGGAATTTTCATGGCATGAAATGGGCATGTACGATATGCCGGCAGTTATAGACCACGTTCTAGGAGTGACGAAGAAGGACGTCCTTTCCTACATCGGTCACTCGCAGGGAGGCAGTCAGCTCCTAGTCATGCTGTCAGAGAAGCCTGAGTACAATTCCAAGATATCCTTCGCTGCTACTTTTGCACCAATCGCCTACGTTGGTAACATGCGAAGCCCAATAGTGAGACCTTTCGCCCGAATCAGCACTCCGCTTTAC tactTCCTACGACTGTTTGGCATCACCAGCTTTCTGCCAACAAATACATTCCTCACGGAGATCGGACGCGACGTATGCGAGGCCAAGTCAATTCTGCAGGTCGTTTGCAGTAACACTTTGTTTCTGGCGACTGGATACGATATGAGTCAAGTGAACTCG ACAATGATTCCAGTCATTTTGGGCCACGTACCAGCAGGAGCCTCGACAAAGCAGTTTGTACACTTTGGTCAGCTGTACAATTCTA AAAAGTTTCGCCAGTTCGACTATTCGGTATCCTTCATTAACAAACAAAAGTATAATCAGGCTGAACCACCCGAGTACAATTTACAGAACGTTCGGATTCCAATAGCCATTTTTTATGGATCAAACGATCTACTGGCGGATTACAAG gACGTGGAGCGATTAGTCAGTGAACTTCCAAACGTTGTATTGAAGCACAAGGTGTCTCTGGAGATGTTCAACCACATTGATTTCCTCTACGGTGTCGACGCACCCAACGTCGTCTATCAACACGTCATCAAATATTTAGACATGAGTAAAAAGCTGGGAAACTCGAGGTCCCGTCAATAG
- the LOC124412362 gene encoding lipase 3-like isoform X1: MPQFNSKHKQVLNAFKKQLKVTTASSRKRKIMVSVILVLALVAILLVGNITAWSLIEAENYFETPKANRIHLDILPEYKIEKHTFQTSVGSANGTREETLLYRIPGGPKSPPENGKQPMYIQHGVLCDADHCAVNQPLIAVAYILVDQNYDVWLGESNTTITGNTVLSEKLETERLGSVADYVLEQTEQEEISVLGNFNNTIKIFGITRSYDKKPEENSKTSNWFDKIPGVQTAKKWYQKGRNYLTNTYDKIIGGIDYLGRKLDYIADDLRIREITDKVLNAWGIKPSMIARTFKIEDFSRMIDHPDVHLSTPELIEKYGYHSETHEVKTEDGYILTVHRITGGPKHPPGPGKPVVILQHGILSSSADWIIMGPSKSLGYILSDLGYDVWLGNSRGNTYSKAHEKISPSDSKFWEFSWHEMGMYDMPAVIDHVLGVTKKDVLSYIGHSQGGSQLLVMLSEKPEYNSKISFAATFAPIAYVGNMRSPIVRPFARISTPLYYFLRLFGITSFLPTNTFLTEIGRDVCEAKSILQVVCSNTLFLATGYDMSQVNSTMIPVILGHVPAGASTKQFVHFGQLYNSKKFRQFDYSVSFINKQKYNQAEPPEYNLQNVRIPIAIFYGSNDLLADYKDVERLVSELPNVVLKHKVSLEMFNHIDFLYGVDAPNVVYQHVIKYLDMSKKLGNSRSRQ, encoded by the exons ATGCCACAGTTCAATTCAAAGCACAAACAAGTGCTTAACGCTTTTAAGAAGCAGTTAAAAGTGACAACTGCTTCGAGCAGGAAGCGCAAAATAATGGTTTCCGTTATTTTGGTGCTTGCCTTGGTCGCAATTTTACTTGTCGGAAATATCACGGCATGGAGCCTTATCGAAGCTGAGAATTACTTTGAAACCCCAAAAGCGAATCGG ATTCATCTGGACATTCTGCCCGagtataaaatcgaaaaacacacttttcaaacttctgTGGGATCAGCCAACGGTACCAGGGAAGAAACTCTTCTCTATAGAATTCCTGGGGGGCCGAAATCCCCGCCTGAGAATGGAAAGCAACCCATGTACATTCAGCATGGGGTTCTATGTGATGCTGATCACTGTGCCGTTAATCAACCCCTGATAGCGGTTG CGTACATCTTGGTGGATCAAAACTACGATGTTTGGCTGGGCGAAAGCAATACGACTATTACCGGAAATActgtatt ATCAGAGAAATTGGAGACGGAACGTTTAGGATCTGTTGCGGATTACGTTTTGGAGCAAACGGAACAAGAGGAAATTTCCGTCCTCGGAAATTTCAATAACACAATCAAAATATTCGGAATAACACGAAGTTACGACAAGAAGCCCGAGGagaat tcaaaaacttcaaattggTTCGATAAAATCCCCGGAGTCCAAACAGCGAAGAAATGGTACCAGAAGGGTCGAAATTATTTGACAA ACACCTACGATAAAATAATCGGGGGAATCGACTACCTTGGCAGGAAGCTGGACTACATTGCCGACGATTTGCGAATTCGTGAAATAACG gACAAAGTTCTCAACGCCTGGGGCATCAAGCCAAGCATGATAGCACGCACTTTCAAgatcgaagatttttcacGAATGATTGATCATCCCGACGTTCATCTGTCAACG CCTGAGCTGATCGAGAAGTACGGTTACCACTCAGAAACCCATGAGGTGAAAACCGAGGACGGATATATTCTGACTGTGCACCGTATCACTGGAGGACCTAAACACCCTCCAGGTCCAGGAAAGCCGGTGGTGATTCTTCAGCATGGTATCTTGTCAAGCTCTGCCGATTGGATAATCATGGGCCCATCAAAGTCGCTGG GCTACATTTTATCTGACCTCGGCTACGACGTGTGGCTGGGTAATTCCCGTGGAAACACATACTCCAAAGCACACGAAAAAATCTCACCCTCGGATTCCAAGTTCTGGGAATTTTCATGGCATGAAATGGGCATGTACGATATGCCGGCAGTTATAGACCACGTTCTAGGAGTGACGAAGAAGGACGTCCTTTCCTACATCGGTCACTCGCAGGGAGGCAGTCAGCTCCTAGTCATGCTGTCAGAGAAGCCTGAGTACAATTCCAAGATATCCTTCGCTGCTACTTTTGCACCAATCGCCTACGTTGGTAACATGCGAAGCCCAATAGTGAGACCTTTCGCCCGAATCAGCACTCCGCTTTAC tactTCCTACGACTGTTTGGCATCACCAGCTTTCTGCCAACAAATACATTCCTCACGGAGATCGGACGCGACGTATGCGAGGCCAAGTCAATTCTGCAGGTCGTTTGCAGTAACACTTTGTTTCTGGCGACTGGATACGATATGAGTCAAGTGAACTCG ACAATGATTCCAGTCATTTTGGGCCACGTACCAGCAGGAGCCTCGACAAAGCAGTTTGTACACTTTGGTCAGCTGTACAATTCTA AAAAGTTTCGCCAGTTCGACTATTCGGTATCCTTCATTAACAAACAAAAGTATAATCAGGCTGAACCACCCGAGTACAATTTACAGAACGTTCGGATTCCAATAGCCATTTTTTATGGATCAAACGATCTACTGGCGGATTACAAG gACGTGGAGCGATTAGTCAGTGAACTTCCAAACGTTGTATTGAAGCACAAGGTGTCTCTGGAGATGTTCAACCACATTGATTTCCTCTACGGTGTCGACGCACCCAACGTCGTCTATCAACACGTCATCAAATATTTAGACATGAGTAAAAAGCTGGGAAACTCGAGGTCCCGTCAATAG